One Camelina sativa cultivar DH55 chromosome 3, Cs, whole genome shotgun sequence genomic window carries:
- the LOC104777830 gene encoding NADH dehydrogenase [ubiquinone] 1 beta subcomplex subunit 10-A isoform X1 — protein sequence MGRKKGLPEFEESAPDGFDPENPYKDPVAMVEMREHIVREKWIHIEKAKILREKVKWCYRVEGVNHYQKCRHLVQQYLDATRGVGWGKDHRPISLHGPKPVAVEEAE from the exons ATGGGGAGGAAGAAGGGATTGCCGGAGTTCGAAGAGTCGGCGCCGGATGGATTCGATCCGGAGAATCCGTACAAGGATCCGGTTGCGATGGTTGAGATGAGAGAACACATTGTTCGTGAGAAGTGGATCCATATCGAGAAGGCTAAGATCTTGCGTGAGAAGGTCAAATGGTGTTACCGCGTCGAAGGCGTTAATCACTACCAGAAGTGTCGCCATCTCGTTCAGCAGTATCTCGACGCCACTCGCGGCGTCGGTTGGGGCAAAGACCACCGTCCTATCTCTCTTCACG GTCCCAAGCCAGTAGCTGTTGAAGAAGCTGAATAA
- the LOC104777830 gene encoding NADH dehydrogenase [ubiquinone] 1 beta subcomplex subunit 10-A isoform X2, which produces MGRKKGLPEFEESAPDGFDPENPYKDPVAMVEMREHIVREKWIHIEKAKILREKVKWCYRVEGVNHYQKCRHLVQQYLDATRGVGWGKDHRPISLHGPKPVDVEEAE; this is translated from the exons ATGGGGAGGAAGAAGGGATTGCCGGAGTTCGAAGAGTCGGCGCCGGATGGATTCGATCCGGAGAATCCGTACAAGGATCCGGTTGCGATGGTTGAGATGAGAGAACACATTGTTCGTGAGAAGTGGATCCATATCGAGAAGGCTAAGATCTTGCGTGAGAAGGTCAAATGGTGTTACCGCGTCGAAGGCGTTAATCACTACCAGAAGTGTCGCCATCTCGTTCAGCAGTATCTCGACGCCACTCGCGGCGTCGGTTGGGGCAAAGACCACCGTCCTATCTCTCTTCACG GTCCCAAGCCAGTAGATGTTGAAGAAGCTGAATAA